In one Shinella zoogloeoides genomic region, the following are encoded:
- the vapB gene encoding type II toxin-antitoxin system VapB family antitoxin has translation MANSTVFTSNRSQAVRLPKAVAFPADVHAVEIIRIGRSRVIVPQGQRWDDLFLNGPRASDDFMSEREQPAPEERESF, from the coding sequence ATGGCCAATTCGACCGTTTTCACCAGCAACCGCAGCCAGGCCGTTCGCCTTCCCAAGGCTGTCGCCTTTCCGGCGGATGTGCATGCGGTCGAAATCATCCGGATCGGCCGCAGCCGTGTCATCGTTCCGCAAGGGCAGAGGTGGGACGATCTTTTCCTGAACGGACCGCGCGCCAGCGACGATTTCATGAGCGAGCGGGAGCAGCCGGCACCGGAGGAGCGCGAGTCCTTCTGA
- a CDS encoding HD domain-containing protein: MSFTCLAAAFSPLADLAERLLPQAFAADDGSHDAAHLIRVWKSARRIQAEEGGDARVLAAAVLLHDCVSVEKNSPLRREASRLAAEKAASLLAAEGWNAGDVAAVSHAILTHSFSANIAPETLEAKILQDADRLDAIGMVGAARCFYIAGRMGSGLYDPLDPLAENRPLDDKAFAIDHFEVKLFRLADGFQTAAGARMAGERTQRLRAIRDMLLDEI, translated from the coding sequence ATGTCCTTCACCTGCCTCGCCGCCGCCTTCTCGCCTCTTGCGGATCTCGCCGAACGCCTGCTGCCGCAGGCCTTCGCCGCCGATGACGGCTCGCATGACGCCGCCCATCTCATCCGCGTGTGGAAGAGCGCCCGGCGCATCCAGGCGGAGGAGGGCGGCGATGCGCGTGTGCTCGCCGCCGCCGTGCTGTTGCACGATTGCGTGTCGGTGGAGAAGAATTCGCCGCTACGCCGTGAGGCCTCGCGCCTTGCCGCCGAGAAGGCCGCAAGCCTGCTTGCCGCCGAAGGCTGGAACGCCGGGGATGTGGCGGCCGTCTCCCATGCCATCCTCACCCACAGCTTTTCCGCCAATATCGCGCCGGAAACGCTGGAGGCGAAGATATTGCAGGACGCCGACCGGCTCGACGCCATCGGCATGGTCGGTGCGGCGCGCTGCTTCTACATTGCCGGTCGCATGGGCAGCGGCCTCTACGATCCGCTCGATCCGCTTGCCGAAAACCGGCCGCTCGACGACAAGGCCTTCGCCATCGACCATTTCGAGGTCAAGCTGTTCAGGCTGGCGGATGGCTTCCAGACGGCGGCCGGCGCACGCATGGCCGGCGAGCGCACGCAGCGCCTGCGGGCGATCCGCGATATGCTTCTGGATGAAATCTGA
- a CDS encoding PaaI family thioesterase, whose protein sequence is MTVEIYPGLTVGGIGTLPFDVVKRDGGLKVLKAMLAGELPAPSMAKTLAFSMTEVEEGRVVFAGMPSADHLNPLGTVHGGWTATVMDSALGCAVFSVIKPGEAYTTIEFKLNLVRPVLPGMGVVFCEGKIVHRGRTIATSEAWLRDGNGKLLAHGTETCAIFPIENLTR, encoded by the coding sequence ATGACGGTCGAAATCTATCCGGGGCTGACGGTCGGCGGCATCGGCACGCTGCCGTTCGACGTGGTAAAGCGCGACGGCGGGCTGAAGGTGCTCAAGGCCATGCTCGCCGGCGAGCTTCCCGCGCCGTCGATGGCAAAGACGCTTGCCTTCAGCATGACCGAGGTGGAAGAAGGCCGCGTCGTCTTCGCCGGCATGCCGTCGGCCGATCACCTCAATCCGCTCGGGACCGTGCATGGCGGCTGGACGGCGACGGTGATGGATTCGGCCCTCGGCTGCGCCGTCTTCTCGGTCATCAAGCCGGGCGAGGCCTATACGACCATCGAGTTCAAGCTGAACCTCGTGCGCCCCGTTCTGCCCGGCATGGGCGTGGTGTTCTGCGAGGGAAAGATCGTGCATCGCGGCCGCACCATCGCCACCTCCGAGGCGTGGCTGCGGGATGGAAACGGCAAGCTGCTCGCCCACGGCACGGAAACCTGCGCCATCTTCCCGATCGAAAATCTGACGCGCTGA
- a CDS encoding ArsR/SmtB family transcription factor, which yields MSSESKEEAVFKALANGKRRQMLDAIRHAPLTTGALCEKFPEMDRCTVMQHLKVLEEAELVIARREGRERWNHLNALPIQAIHDRWISQYAGHAMNVLSALKDGLDG from the coding sequence ATGTCAAGCGAATCGAAAGAGGAAGCCGTCTTCAAGGCGCTCGCCAACGGGAAACGCCGGCAGATGCTGGACGCGATCCGGCACGCCCCTCTGACGACGGGCGCGCTGTGCGAGAAATTCCCGGAAATGGACCGCTGCACGGTCATGCAGCACCTCAAGGTGCTGGAAGAGGCAGAGCTCGTCATTGCGCGCCGCGAGGGCCGCGAGCGCTGGAACCATCTCAACGCCCTGCCGATCCAGGCGATCCACGACCGCTGGATCAGCCAGTATGCCGGCCATGCGATGAACGTGCTCTCGGCGCTGAAAGACGGGCTGGACGGCTGA
- a CDS encoding L,D-transpeptidase yields the protein MCVSRARSFAALRSLTFLALAATLGGCATTAKPVKKGPAPLHVAMYGPHPEERFPLPAMDISRVNPKYFRQLVAYQTAEPVGTIVIDTQNRFLYLVQDAGMAMRYGIGVGKAGLEFEGAARIGRKAEWPRWTPTPNMIKREPERNLKWAGGMEPGLTNPLGPRALYLYQGGNDTLFRIHGTSEPWSIGKAVSSGCIRLFNQDIIDLYGRVPSGSRVVVLQHQTPADQAVPMAAVDGFAPPAAI from the coding sequence ATGTGTGTGTCTCGCGCCCGCTCTTTTGCGGCTCTCCGCTCCCTCACCTTCCTCGCCCTTGCCGCAACGCTCGGCGGCTGCGCCACCACCGCAAAGCCGGTGAAGAAGGGGCCCGCCCCCCTCCATGTCGCGATGTACGGGCCGCATCCCGAGGAACGCTTTCCGCTGCCGGCCATGGACATCAGCCGGGTGAACCCGAAATATTTCCGCCAGCTTGTCGCCTACCAGACGGCCGAGCCGGTCGGCACGATCGTCATCGACACGCAGAACCGCTTCCTCTACCTCGTGCAGGACGCGGGCATGGCGATGCGCTACGGCATCGGCGTCGGCAAGGCGGGGCTGGAATTCGAGGGCGCGGCGCGCATCGGCCGCAAGGCGGAATGGCCGCGCTGGACGCCGACGCCCAACATGATCAAGCGCGAGCCCGAACGGAACCTCAAATGGGCGGGCGGCATGGAGCCCGGCCTGACCAATCCGCTCGGTCCGCGCGCGCTCTATCTCTATCAGGGCGGCAACGACACGCTCTTCCGCATCCACGGCACGTCCGAGCCGTGGTCGATCGGCAAGGCGGTTTCGAGCGGCTGCATCCGCCTGTTCAACCAGGACATCATCGACCTCTACGGCCGCGTGCCGAGCGGCAGCCGCGTCGTCGTGCTGCAGCACCAGACGCCGGCCGATCAGGCCGTGCCGATGGCCGCGGTCGACGGCTTCGCGCCGCCCGCGGCCATCTAG
- the vapC gene encoding type II toxin-antitoxin system tRNA(fMet)-specific endonuclease VapC → MLTYMLDTNICIYVMKTYPPAVREKFNALAEQLCISSITLGELHYGAEKSARRAENLTAIEHFVARLEVLPFADKAAAHYGQVRAELERAGTPCGPHDMQIGGHARSEGLIVVTNNLREFARMPGLRAENWL, encoded by the coding sequence ATGCTGACCTACATGCTCGATACCAATATCTGCATCTACGTGATGAAGACCTATCCGCCGGCCGTGCGCGAGAAATTCAATGCGCTGGCCGAGCAGCTTTGCATATCGAGCATCACGCTCGGGGAGTTGCACTACGGCGCTGAGAAATCGGCCCGCCGCGCGGAAAACCTGACGGCGATCGAACATTTCGTGGCGCGCCTGGAGGTGCTGCCGTTTGCCGACAAGGCTGCCGCGCACTATGGCCAGGTCCGCGCGGAACTTGAACGGGCGGGCACGCCCTGCGGCCCCCACGACATGCAGATCGGCGGCCACGCCCGCAGCGAGGGCTTGATCGTCGTCACCAACAATCTCAGGGAATTCGCCCGCATGCCGGGCTTGAGGGCCGAAAACTGGCTGTGA
- a CDS encoding DUF2339 domain-containing protein, producing MLEILSLVAIGLALYTLNASKNSAQKIGDEVMRLKREIEALKAGGVTVPSETATDAVAETAEAAGEEAAATPVPEDFSSPWAAKADEAETGRAIFGGGPAVPAEAAASETAEEAVAVPVAAPVKPKESFESRIGARWAVWVGGIALALGGIFMVKYSIEAGLLSPAVRLSLAAVFGLVLMAVGEFVRRRTQPLIANAFQNAMIPGVLTAAGAITLFAVTYVAHEFYFYLGAPAAFALLAAVSFATIGLSLLHGQALAGLGLLASMLTPALVSTSEPSPWSLFGFLSVAWLATFAAARIRRWQIVPALANGGMLLWVVLYLTSAENVEVMPVLLAMLVLALGHGLVWPGSITADDMPAPSEAAPVGPLDRLFAPPAFAVSLTGALAMAFPALLLASSVPEITSADYGFAIVVMALALIGALRGWAIYPAILSAVAAVVGTVQLVGLPSGGLVDTFGTLAPPVLDGAASLPVPVLGPVPANLLLVLAVAYASVGLAAVRLRLSGSGLFGALWSLLAPAVPFAILAISFFNFGNLSFDLKHGLLAIAFGLAFLAAAEGFSRGRGEEEGLFVPQWTFAAGGFAFLVLALHALTDGLVTTLGIMVLGTAAVFATRVRNWPVLPWLMAGAAAVVAGRIAWEPTIVGAANLSKTPVFNQLLAGYGIPALLLALSAFELRRWPGVRIRNLLQALASLFLLLTAAILVRHGMNGGVLDSSVPTLGEQATYTLLVIGASAIMMSLDLKSPSPVFRYGSMVVGGLSVLSVLSAHFIGLNPYFTGELLGKWPFVDLLLVGYLLPGIAYGGLALYARDRRPMPYVTMLALTGVALVFAWFTLSVRRYWHGEGIADWKGFLQPETYTYSVVWLLLGVLLLAIGSKVDSKSIRLASAGLVLIAVVKVFLIDMSNLEGILRALSFIGLGAVLIGIGLFYQKILSGKSGTGEKAELNAPS from the coding sequence ATGCTGGAAATCCTCTCCCTGGTCGCCATCGGCCTGGCTCTCTACACCCTCAATGCCTCGAAAAACAGCGCGCAGAAGATCGGCGACGAGGTGATGCGCCTCAAGCGCGAGATCGAGGCGCTGAAGGCCGGCGGCGTGACGGTGCCCTCCGAGACGGCCACCGACGCCGTCGCCGAAACGGCCGAGGCTGCGGGCGAAGAGGCGGCCGCGACGCCGGTGCCGGAGGATTTCTCCAGCCCCTGGGCGGCGAAGGCCGACGAAGCCGAGACGGGCCGGGCGATCTTCGGTGGCGGCCCCGCCGTGCCGGCTGAGGCAGCGGCGAGCGAGACGGCGGAGGAGGCGGTTGCCGTTCCCGTCGCCGCGCCGGTCAAGCCGAAGGAAAGCTTCGAAAGCCGCATCGGCGCGCGCTGGGCCGTCTGGGTGGGCGGCATCGCGCTCGCGCTCGGCGGCATCTTCATGGTCAAGTATTCCATCGAGGCAGGCCTGCTGAGCCCGGCCGTGCGCCTGTCGCTCGCGGCGGTCTTCGGCCTCGTGCTGATGGCCGTCGGCGAGTTCGTGCGCCGCCGCACCCAGCCGCTCATCGCCAATGCCTTCCAGAACGCCATGATCCCCGGCGTGCTGACCGCGGCCGGCGCGATCACGCTCTTCGCCGTCACCTATGTCGCCCACGAATTCTACTTCTATCTCGGCGCGCCCGCTGCCTTCGCGCTTCTTGCCGCCGTTTCCTTCGCGACGATCGGCCTGTCGCTGCTGCACGGCCAGGCGCTCGCCGGCCTTGGCCTGCTGGCCTCGATGCTGACGCCCGCGCTGGTCTCGACCAGCGAGCCGAGCCCCTGGAGCCTCTTCGGCTTCCTCAGCGTCGCATGGCTCGCCACCTTCGCCGCCGCGCGCATCCGCCGCTGGCAGATCGTGCCGGCGCTCGCCAATGGCGGCATGCTGCTCTGGGTCGTGCTCTATCTCACGTCGGCGGAGAATGTCGAGGTGATGCCAGTGCTCCTGGCGATGCTCGTGCTGGCGCTCGGCCACGGCCTTGTCTGGCCGGGCAGCATCACGGCGGACGACATGCCGGCACCGTCCGAGGCGGCTCCCGTCGGTCCGCTCGACCGCCTGTTCGCCCCGCCGGCCTTCGCCGTCTCGCTGACCGGCGCGCTGGCCATGGCCTTCCCGGCGCTGCTGCTGGCAAGCAGCGTGCCCGAAATCACCTCCGCCGATTACGGTTTCGCTATCGTCGTCATGGCACTGGCGCTGATCGGCGCCCTGCGCGGCTGGGCGATCTACCCGGCCATCCTGTCGGCCGTCGCGGCGGTGGTCGGCACCGTTCAGTTGGTCGGCCTGCCGAGCGGCGGTCTGGTCGACACGTTCGGAACCCTCGCGCCGCCGGTGCTGGATGGCGCCGCCTCGCTTCCGGTCCCGGTCCTCGGCCCTGTCCCCGCCAACCTCCTGCTGGTGCTGGCCGTCGCTTATGCCTCCGTCGGCCTTGCGGCGGTGCGCCTGCGCCTCTCCGGCTCGGGCCTGTTCGGCGCGCTCTGGAGCCTGCTTGCGCCGGCCGTGCCGTTCGCGATCCTCGCCATCAGCTTCTTCAATTTCGGCAACCTCTCCTTCGACCTGAAGCACGGCCTCCTCGCCATCGCCTTCGGCCTTGCCTTCCTCGCTGCAGCGGAAGGCTTTTCGCGCGGACGCGGGGAGGAGGAGGGGCTCTTCGTCCCGCAATGGACCTTTGCGGCCGGTGGCTTCGCCTTCCTCGTCCTGGCGCTGCACGCCCTGACGGACGGGCTCGTCACCACGCTCGGCATCATGGTTCTCGGCACGGCCGCCGTCTTCGCGACCCGCGTCCGCAACTGGCCCGTGCTGCCCTGGCTGATGGCGGGCGCGGCAGCCGTCGTCGCCGGCCGCATCGCGTGGGAGCCCACCATCGTCGGCGCCGCGAACCTCTCGAAGACGCCGGTCTTCAACCAGCTTCTGGCCGGCTACGGCATTCCCGCGCTGCTGCTCGCGCTCTCGGCCTTCGAGCTGCGCCGCTGGCCGGGGGTACGCATCCGCAACCTGCTGCAGGCGCTCGCCAGCCTGTTCCTGCTGCTGACGGCGGCGATCCTCGTGCGCCACGGCATGAACGGCGGCGTGCTCGACAGTTCGGTGCCGACGCTCGGCGAGCAGGCGACCTATACGCTGCTGGTCATCGGCGCCTCGGCGATCATGATGTCGCTCGACCTGAAATCGCCGAGCCCCGTCTTCCGCTACGGTTCGATGGTGGTCGGCGGTCTCTCGGTGCTGTCGGTGCTGAGCGCGCATTTCATCGGCCTCAACCCCTATTTCACCGGCGAACTGCTCGGCAAATGGCCGTTCGTCGACCTGTTGCTCGTCGGCTACCTGCTGCCCGGCATCGCCTATGGCGGACTTGCCCTTTATGCGCGCGATCGGCGGCCGATGCCCTATGTCACCATGCTGGCCCTGACCGGCGTTGCGCTCGTCTTCGCCTGGTTCACGCTCTCCGTCCGCCGCTACTGGCACGGCGAGGGCATTGCCGACTGGAAGGGCTTCCTCCAGCCGGAGACCTACACCTATTCCGTCGTCTGGCTGCTGCTCGGCGTGCTGCTGCTCGCCATCGGCTCGAAGGTCGATTCCAAGAGCATCCGCCTTGCCTCGGCCGGCCTCGTGCTGATCGCCGTCGTCAAGGTCTTCCTGATCGACATGTCCAACCTCGAAGGCATCCTGCGTGCGCTCTCCTTCATCGGGCTCGGCGCGGTGCTGATCGGGATCGGCCTGTTCTACCAGAAGATCCTCTCCGGAAAATCCGGGACGGGCGAGAAGGCGGAATTGAACGCGCCGTCGTGA
- the recO gene encoding DNA repair protein RecO codes for MQWSDEAIVLGVRRHGETSVIAEVMTRGRGRHLGMVRGGRSRTMQPVLQPGNSVDVTWRARLDEHLGEFRVEPVELRAGRLMETATAVYGVQAMAALLRFLPERDPHPHLYEALSVILDHLHEPVDAGELFIRFELAVLNDLGFGLDLLECAATGTRENLCFVSPKSGRAVSREAGGPWADKMLALPAFLGDESRHAADAAALADGFRLTAFFLNRHVCEPRGLELASAREGFVQAALKALGVQRDDQPKEASA; via the coding sequence ATGCAATGGAGTGATGAGGCCATCGTTCTGGGCGTGCGGCGCCATGGCGAGACGTCGGTGATCGCCGAGGTGATGACGCGTGGGCGCGGGCGGCATCTCGGCATGGTCCGCGGCGGCCGCTCGCGCACCATGCAGCCGGTGCTCCAGCCGGGCAATTCCGTGGACGTGACCTGGCGGGCGCGGCTCGACGAACACCTCGGCGAATTCCGCGTCGAGCCGGTCGAATTGCGCGCCGGCCGTCTGATGGAGACGGCGACCGCCGTCTACGGCGTGCAGGCCATGGCCGCGCTGCTGCGTTTCCTGCCGGAGCGCGATCCGCACCCCCATCTCTACGAGGCGCTCTCCGTCATCCTCGACCACCTGCACGAGCCGGTGGATGCGGGCGAACTCTTCATCCGCTTCGAGCTTGCCGTGCTGAACGACCTCGGCTTCGGCCTCGACCTCCTCGAATGCGCCGCGACGGGCACGCGGGAAAACCTTTGCTTCGTCTCGCCGAAATCCGGCCGCGCCGTCTCGCGCGAGGCCGGAGGCCCCTGGGCGGACAAGATGCTGGCGCTGCCGGCCTTCCTCGGCGACGAGAGCCGGCACGCGGCCGATGCCGCCGCGCTTGCCGACGGGTTCCGGCTGACGGCCTTCTTCCTCAACCGGCATGTCTGCGAGCCGCGCGGACTGGAGCTTGCAAGCGCCCGCGAGGGCTTCGTGCAGGCGGCGCTGAAGGCGCTCGGCGTGCAGCGAGACGATCAACCGAAAGAGGCAAGTGCATGA
- a CDS encoding MOSC domain-containing protein, producing MKVEGLNIHPLKSGRAIPVESATVRLDGFAGDRRFMVVEPDGRFITQRELQALARIEATAVGDSLHLEMEGSQLFASFEPEDRLDVLIWDSPVNAAVADEAVNDVLSDWLARPVKLVHMDALAQRAEGEEWAGSPAPVGFADGFPVLVTTTGSLADLNRTLVAKGQEPVGMDRFRTNILVSCDEPWAEDFWETIEINGIVFDFVKPCARCIMTTQDQTTGERIGGNPIQGLAEKRMSADRRVPGVLFGWNAVPRGEGEVRLGDAVTVTKTRGERWPMKVRA from the coding sequence ATGAAGGTCGAGGGTCTGAACATTCATCCGCTGAAGAGCGGCCGGGCCATTCCCGTCGAAAGCGCGACCGTGCGCCTCGATGGCTTCGCCGGCGACCGGCGTTTCATGGTCGTCGAACCCGACGGGCGCTTCATCACCCAGCGCGAGCTCCAGGCGCTTGCCCGCATCGAGGCGACGGCTGTCGGCGACAGCCTGCATCTCGAAATGGAGGGCAGCCAGCTCTTCGCCAGCTTCGAGCCCGAGGACCGGCTGGACGTGCTGATCTGGGACAGCCCGGTGAACGCCGCCGTGGCGGACGAAGCGGTGAACGACGTCCTGTCGGATTGGCTCGCACGCCCGGTCAAGCTCGTGCACATGGATGCGCTGGCGCAGCGGGCAGAAGGCGAGGAATGGGCCGGCAGCCCGGCCCCCGTCGGTTTTGCCGACGGTTTCCCGGTCCTCGTCACGACAACCGGCTCGCTTGCCGACCTCAACAGGACGCTGGTCGCCAAGGGGCAGGAGCCGGTCGGGATGGACCGTTTCCGCACCAATATCCTCGTTTCCTGCGATGAGCCCTGGGCAGAGGATTTCTGGGAGACGATCGAGATCAACGGCATCGTCTTCGATTTCGTCAAACCCTGCGCCCGCTGCATCATGACCACGCAGGACCAGACGACCGGCGAGCGCATCGGCGGAAACCCGATCCAGGGCCTTGCCGAAAAGCGCATGTCTGCCGACCGTCGCGTGCCGGGTGTGCTCTTCGGCTGGAACGCGGTGCCGCGCGGCGAGGGCGAGGTCCGCCTGGGCGACGCGGTGACCGTGACGAAGACGCGCGGCGAGCGCTGGCCGATGAAGGTTCGGGCCTAG
- a CDS encoding SRPBCC domain-containing protein codes for MTLEFRVNGRIGKPVAEVFDAVVNPQKLSGYFTTIGGASAPLVEGTTVTWWDMAPVIVDKVEKDALIVFRWDAMVDEGEEPYKTRVEMHFKPLDDGGTMVTIGETGWRENERGQKSSYMNCEGWSQMLACMKAYVEYGINLREGYYPSELKGVVAAEQQDFI; via the coding sequence ATGACGCTGGAATTTCGCGTGAACGGGAGAATCGGCAAGCCGGTCGCCGAAGTCTTCGATGCGGTGGTCAATCCGCAAAAGCTGAGCGGCTATTTCACGACGATCGGCGGCGCGAGTGCGCCGCTCGTCGAAGGCACGACGGTGACGTGGTGGGACATGGCTCCGGTCATCGTCGACAAGGTGGAGAAGGACGCCCTTATCGTCTTTCGCTGGGACGCCATGGTCGACGAAGGGGAGGAGCCCTACAAGACGCGCGTCGAGATGCACTTCAAGCCACTCGACGACGGCGGCACGATGGTGACCATCGGCGAGACCGGATGGCGCGAGAACGAGCGCGGCCAGAAATCCTCCTACATGAATTGCGAGGGCTGGTCGCAGATGCTCGCCTGCATGAAGGCCTATGTCGAATACGGCATCAACCTGCGCGAAGGCTATTACCCGAGCGAGCTCAAGGGCGTCGTCGCCGCTGAGCAGCAGGATTTCATCTAG
- a CDS encoding Tex family protein produces MAPTPLKIANLIAAEIKATSAQVSAAVGLLDEGATVPFIARYRKEVTGGLDDTQLRVLSERLTYLRELEARRASILESIAGQGKLTDELTAKIAAVTTKAELEDIYLPYKPKRRTKAEIARERGLGPLADAILADRALVPAELAEKFISAEVPDVKAALEGARDIVAEQLTENADLLKRLREYMKDNAYLRSRVVEGKKEAGAKFSDYFDHTERWANVPGHRALAMLRGWNEEFLSVDIVVDLDNTEPVKPVERIIASFYALGTKPGDKWLAEVIGWTWRVKLSMSLSLDLMREMRERSEEEAIRVFARNLKDLLLAAPAGTRATMGLDPGIRTGVKVAVVDNTGKVLETTTVYPFPPKNDVRGTQAELASLIRKHKVELIAIGNGTGSRETEKLVADMLAQLPAPKPTKVIVSEAGASVYSASETAAAEFPNLDVSLRGAVSIARRLQDPLAELVKIEPKSIGVGQYQHDVDQGKLSRSLDAVVEDAVNAVGVDLNTASAPLLARVSGLGKSSAEAIVAHRDANGPFESRKELMKVSRLGARTFEQCAGFLRIPNGKEPLDASSVHPEAYGVAKKIVAACGRDVRALMGDSAALKTLDPKIFVDERFGLPTVKDILAELEKPGRDPRPEFRTATFADGVDDIKDLKVGMLLEGTVTNVAAFGAFVDIGVHQDGLVHVSQLADRFVKDPHEVVKAGDVVKVRVTEVDVPRKRIGLTMRKDGGAPAARDNAPRGDRDAQMKPKFSQAAPKQQAPSQGAFGAALAEAMKRK; encoded by the coding sequence ATGGCCCCGACACCGCTCAAGATCGCGAACCTGATCGCCGCCGAGATAAAGGCGACATCCGCGCAGGTTTCCGCCGCCGTCGGGCTGCTCGACGAGGGCGCGACCGTGCCCTTCATCGCGCGCTACCGCAAGGAGGTGACCGGCGGGCTCGACGATACGCAGCTTCGCGTTCTGTCCGAGCGGCTGACCTATCTGCGCGAGCTGGAGGCCCGCCGCGCCTCCATCCTCGAATCCATCGCGGGGCAGGGCAAGCTGACGGACGAGTTGACGGCCAAGATCGCCGCCGTCACGACGAAGGCCGAGCTGGAGGACATCTACCTGCCCTACAAGCCGAAGCGCCGCACCAAGGCGGAGATCGCCCGTGAACGCGGCCTCGGCCCGCTGGCCGATGCGATCCTGGCGGACCGCGCACTGGTGCCGGCGGAACTGGCGGAAAAGTTCATCTCGGCCGAGGTGCCGGACGTGAAGGCCGCGCTGGAAGGCGCGCGCGACATCGTCGCCGAGCAACTGACGGAAAATGCCGATCTCCTGAAGCGCCTGCGCGAATACATGAAGGACAACGCATACCTCCGCTCCCGCGTAGTCGAGGGCAAGAAGGAGGCCGGCGCCAAGTTCTCCGACTATTTCGACCATACCGAGCGCTGGGCGAACGTGCCGGGCCATCGTGCGCTAGCCATGCTGCGCGGCTGGAACGAGGAGTTCCTGTCGGTCGATATCGTCGTCGATCTGGACAATACCGAGCCGGTCAAGCCCGTGGAGCGCATCATCGCCTCCTTCTACGCCCTCGGCACGAAGCCGGGTGACAAGTGGCTGGCGGAGGTCATCGGCTGGACCTGGCGCGTCAAGCTCTCCATGTCGCTGTCGCTCGACCTGATGCGCGAGATGCGCGAGCGCTCCGAGGAGGAAGCGATCCGCGTCTTCGCGCGCAACCTCAAGGACCTGCTGCTCGCCGCCCCCGCCGGCACGCGCGCCACGATGGGCCTCGATCCGGGCATCCGCACCGGCGTCAAGGTCGCCGTGGTCGACAATACGGGCAAGGTGCTGGAGACGACGACGGTCTATCCGTTCCCGCCGAAGAACGACGTGCGCGGCACGCAGGCCGAGCTTGCCAGCCTCATCCGCAAGCACAAGGTGGAGCTGATCGCCATCGGCAACGGCACCGGCAGCCGCGAGACGGAGAAGCTGGTCGCCGACATGCTGGCGCAGCTCCCCGCGCCAAAACCCACCAAGGTCATCGTCTCGGAGGCGGGCGCCTCGGTCTATTCCGCCTCGGAAACGGCGGCGGCCGAATTCCCGAACCTCGACGTCTCGCTGCGCGGCGCCGTCTCCATCGCCCGCCGTCTGCAGGATCCGCTGGCCGAGCTCGTCAAGATCGAGCCGAAGTCGATCGGCGTCGGCCAGTACCAGCATGATGTCGACCAGGGCAAGCTCTCGCGCTCGCTCGATGCCGTGGTGGAAGACGCGGTGAACGCGGTCGGCGTCGATCTCAACACGGCCTCCGCGCCGCTGCTCGCGCGAGTTTCCGGGCTCGGAAAGTCGTCGGCCGAGGCGATCGTCGCGCATCGCGACGCCAACGGCCCGTTCGAAAGCCGCAAGGAGCTGATGAAGGTCTCGCGCCTCGGCGCGCGCACCTTCGAGCAGTGCGCCGGCTTCCTGCGCATCCCGAACGGCAAGGAGCCGCTCGATGCCTCCTCGGTACATCCCGAAGCCTATGGCGTCGCCAAGAAGATCGTCGCCGCCTGCGGGCGCGATGTGCGCGCGCTGATGGGCGACAGCGCGGCGCTCAAGACGCTCGATCCCAAAATCTTCGTCGACGAGCGCTTCGGCCTGCCGACCGTCAAGGACATCCTCGCCGAGCTCGAAAAGCCCGGCCGCGACCCGCGCCCGGAATTCAGGACCGCGACCTTTGCCGATGGCGTGGACGACATCAAGGACCTCAAGGTCGGCATGCTGCTGGAAGGCACGGTGACCAACGTCGCCGCCTTCGGCGCCTTCGTCGATATCGGCGTGCACCAGGACGGCCTCGTGCACGTCTCCCAGCTCGCCGACCGCTTCGTCAAGGACCCGCACGAAGTGGTGAAGGCCGGCGACGTGGTGAAGGTGCGTGTGACCGAGGTGGACGTGCCGCGCAAGCGCATCGGCCTCACCATGCGCAAGGACGGCGGCGCGCCCGCCGCCCGCGACAACGCTCCGCGCGGCGACAGGGATGCGCAGATGAAACCCAAGTTCAGCCAGGCCGCTCCCAAGCAGCAGGCGCCGTCGCAGGGTGCCTTCGGCGCGGCGCTCGCCGAGGCGATGAAGCGGAAGTAA